Proteins encoded in a region of the Raphanus sativus cultivar WK10039 chromosome 8, ASM80110v3, whole genome shotgun sequence genome:
- the LOC108820859 gene encoding DNA replication complex GINS protein PSF3-like, with protein sequence MAKYYDIDDILTEEEFAPVLFHKPANGVTIDPSAETNSVEQGAKVELPFWLAHELHLRQAVSINLPACFDQKTRLEIQADAACVDLRSRCPYFYELGCKLQPLVADRTIGILLSTAFKIRYKERLTKVFTATHLTASKFLPFLTIEEANLYEAANLSMTAFKKWRTGGPRFQRASILGRKRKES encoded by the exons atgGCCAAGTACTATGACATTGACGACATACTTACAGAGGAAGAG tttGCTCCTGTATTGTTCCATAAGCCAGCAAATGGAGTGACTATTGATCCAAGTGCTGAGACAAACTCT GTTGAGCAAGGAGCTAAAGTGGAGTTACCCTTCTGGCTTGCTCACGAGTTGCATTTGAGACAAGCTGTCTCCATTAACCTTCCTGCCTGTTTTGACCAAAA GACGAGGTTGGAGATACAGGCTGATGCAGCATGTGTGGATCTTAGATCACGATGTCCTTACTTCTACGAGTTGGGTTGCAAGTTACAGCCCTT AGTTGCAGATAGAACGATTGGAATCTTGCTGTCGACTGCGTTTAAGATCAGATACAAGGAGAGGCTGACTAAAGTGTTCACTGCAACTCATCTAACAGCTTCAAAGTTCTTGCCATTCTTGACTATTGAAGAAGCAAACT TGTATGAAGCAGCTAACTTGTCTATGACGGCCTTCAAGAAATGGAGAACAGGAGGTCCTCGTTTCCAGAGAGCTTCGATACTCGGAAGAAAACGCAAGGAATCTTGA